One Ranitomeya variabilis isolate aRanVar5 chromosome 4, aRanVar5.hap1, whole genome shotgun sequence genomic window, atatagcctcacagaacaaagtggtcccgtggctagcgatcagtgacatcatcactcctggtgccagcgcacactgcagagcggcctgtgcaggatgctgacaagtgacagtaggtatcattcattttttttatatcacttttttttttcatttcttttttacgttaattacattgtagttttggttgtgttgctgactgcgcagactgtgtgactggtgtggtagtgcagacagttgaaaaaaactcaccagtaagcAGTGAAGTGTCTTCTGATATGGGAAGGGAACACTTGTCTtctgggtggcagcacagctcctgcaTTTTTGTGTCCCTGACAGGGGCTGCTGAATGCTGTGCAGCCTCAGGACAACGTCAGTGGTCAGGTTACCGTgtcacataggaaggtcctgccgctgaacagcagctgcagtgccagcccaggacacagtataaaGTATAACCTGAAGCCTGCTGCACAGTGAGGATGGACGGCCACAgcggaagaacaggagaacatgcagaacgcaggtcaggtcagtataacacgccTGACTGCTCCTGCCTCAGGGATTGCAGCCGCTGAGCCGACATAGATAACACAGACAAGGCAGTGCAGCGCCGCCGCCCGCCAGGAAACACTCACAATTGCAGAACAGATAAGAGACAGATgcacttatgtctgcctcttctgcaaagcaaagcactgccttgtgctattttaattgtaagcaagctccattgtggtcatggaaccagcagggggcccttggaggagcgggggccccaggcagctgcctggtctgcctgtgctaaaCGCCGGCCctgaccccctgatccatgaggacgtcaatgaccagaagatcctagaactcacctacaagatgattgagctgctgactggagaggtgacactgctgggaatgctgggacattatacagtaacgctatgaagggatcggggggatgacggtatcattgtatgtgtcaggttcctataaggtgtcaggatgtcgctgtctatttctccatggaggagtgggagtatttagaaggacacagagatctgtaaagaacatcataatggaggttccccagcccctcacatctccaggtaatagacaggactaaatacacgcggcctataattatctgtatgtaaagaatgaattcagtccctgtatgtgtttcctccagatcaatccagtaagaggacaacaccagagagatgtccccgtcctcctcTTCCACAGGACTGCAAGCAAGAaaatcccaatgctcctcaggatcatcaggtagatggagagaaggtgtcaggagatctcccctatgaagtGTAGATGCTGGTGAAGGTTTTACGCTCAGTCTTGTTATATCCTCCAgtattatgttttatacttgtggaatgagaacggtggagatggcaggattagagctggtcatagatgggacttctccatctgttggtgacttttataatatttgtttcagggtgaagatctgacccatattaatactacagagacatatgtgaggggggatgagtggtgtaaacaggagattcctacatatgactacccaggtgagtagtaaccactaaatgcagagaggtcacagattcttctcagtcaccggctgtggctgctttatcggtggtgtagtccggccgtattaccatgatcaccatggATTCTGGCTGATGAACTGGGACACACATAAATTTGTTTGTAGGATATTATGCTCTAGCAAGCTATCTgtcaaacaaattaaaaaaaattgattggtccaaattttccacctccacatttatacCAGGAATGGCAATAAAATTAGGGATGACTGGAGTAGCCGAATCCGAATCCTCCCatctgggaaatgctacatcaagaTGCAAAGCCCTTTGGACATTGGTGTGCGCCAACTCACGAGCACTAGGGACATTGCTagtactgggcattgttccctgagttggagacatttctccagaagcgctatttgtccttgttgtactggtccttgtgtgtgaggatggaccagaatcactgctcatttctgagctatcactgtcgCTGCTACTAAAGCCCTCGAAATCCACATCTCCATCCGGCACATAAAAGTCAGAACATAATAGTGCATAAGCCTCCTCTACACTATAATACTgatgggccattttatttatttatttatttttttttcggaAATAGAAAACATTGACGTGACCAAATTATTGGGGAGACAATTGAGAAAATCTTAAttgtttagcctaaccctaactttagaataaaccctaactttagccccaacactaaccctaactatagcactaaccctaacttgccttatctgttttttttactttataacaagatGGCTGACTGACtcagctgttgccagcagcacttgtaacactgtttctcctctaatctctcactgataggagatctgaggagaaacagcgtttttatgaggcagatcgcccGGGAAAGTTAATTGCTACAACACACTTTCttagtgatttgtctcattggctggtgtgacgcTGACGTCATCACGACCTGAACCAATCAAGTCTCaatgaggtcgggggtcacaggaTGTGTTGTGCGCCAGAATCCCCGCGTTATAAGGTACATGGGGGTCCCGATGAGCACAAAACCGCCGACCGTAGACAAACGGTAGATAAACGTcggcgctagcagggctttgtgcagcgctGACGTTTATCTACCGTTGGCGGTCACAAAGCGCTTAAGTTAAGGGTAtcctcatttctgtccaggcctatttccggagttttattttttttttaattatgtggaagcatagttgaaaagcaatgtctgacttttatttgttcattttcatagatttttgatttattacttttgtcagattcaagttatttctgtgaccattgtggggttttctgtcattaaacgaggggtaccaacagttCTGACCACGTGTGTAGGAGGAGTGAATATTTTGAATCCACATCCACTTTCTGGAAGTTAGCACGAAGTGGATGtcaaaattacacatttgccattttattacccacaacatagtgcccagattgtgctccaggagacacacaccgcagagtaagtggattcttctcactataatattgctaaatacagggatcctaaatggtgtttgagcacactgcaagactcagaagggagagcggattttgctggattggtttatagaaactttgttgcttttcaacagcctttgagctactaatagtgtgggaacctgTTTTTCAAAGCTAGCAAAAGTGTGAGATGGGTCACACCTATACAATACCCTCAGGCATATCAGTAGAATATAGCACGGAGAGTCTCCCAAtaattaaaacgtaacttttaatcacTTAGATAAAATGGACAAACTAACATGACACAATTAACACATGTGAATAAGGTGCTCATGCaaaccagtgctcaagataaaaattggtttggtctcaccaatggAAACAGACAAATGTCCACAGCAGATTCCTCCTGTTGCTTTCTCTAAATAGGAGGGGAGGAAAGAGAGGGAGGGGGGTATAGGGCTTTACTAAACTCCCTGTCGTGCCCCTTGTATTgcccctgtcctaacaaggacaggccccaagtataCCCTGCTAGGGACAATCACCATCCACTACATCTAATATATAggtctccctacgcgtttcctctccagtCACAGGGATTCATGACTACCCGTAGGCAGTGACACAAATTGTCACACCCATTGATAGGTACCCTGGCACTGCGGGGTTACCTAGAAGATGGACACTTAATTTTTTGCATACTTTATGTTCCATTGGCTTTAATCAACTCCCCTAATGAATTCCTGTGACTGGGGAGGAAACACGTATGGAGACTTATATATTATATGTAGTGGATGGTTGTTGTCCCTAGCAGGGTAAACTTGGggactgtccttgttaggacaggagcaatACAAGGGGCACGACAGGGAGTTTAGTAAAGCCCTATATCCCCTCCCTCTTTCCTCTCCTCCTATCTAGAGAAGGCAACAGGAGGAACCTGCTGTGGACATTTGTCATTCccattggtgagaccaaaccaatttttatcttgagcactggcTTGCACGAGCACCTTATTCACATGTGTTAATTGTGTCATGTTAGTTTGTCCATTTTATCTTAgtgattaaaagttacgttttaattaTTGGGAGACTCTCCGTGCTATATTCTAACCTCTGTTTATCCATTGATCGATGATGGACCTGacaggggacttgtttttttgtgagatgagaattggtattatttttgcctaacacagaaaaaaaaaggtatatttcagctcacccttagttcATCTGTGCGATGTGGTATCAGTCCGAGCACGGAAAcaaagtgttgctgccacaacactggtTGACCTGTAGAAAAAGAAGATGTGGATCCAGCTCCAAGGataaaatgtagaaactttattagATCACATTAAAATGCTGCAGAGACATGACCTGCATGGTGGGTAAcagagagcaaccagcacctgactggacgcgtttcgagcaacaagtgtgcccttagtcctcagtcattatttttgcctacataacattgattgattctttttattcaatatttgggaggcagaatgaacaaacagttgaacaccacacactactggttcatccaacaaggttttctattagactgtgaacagtCATTGTTTGGTAAATAAAGTTTTTACATAGCTGGCCATTTTTATGGATGGTTTAAgttgaaatgttcaaaaatataaaactcaaggatattttattaaaatttttttttttttatcttagcagatgactgtaccaggagatcagagggacagttgacatcttcagtttttaaatatgatgatcttgagatcctacaagatacaactgaagggaatgccattactccagatatatcatcatccattcacagcaaagatctgtcatctggtcctatgaaacaggtcccatcttctgattcattgctaactactaaggaaaatcaaagtcataaACGAGGCATTAAAAGACAATCTGCTTCTAAAGCAAATAagtcattttcctgttcagaatgtgggaaaggttttaaccagaaatggaatcttgttagtcaccagagaactcacacaggggagaagcctttttcctgttcagaatgtgggaaatgttttaaccagaaatcaaatttggttaaacaccatagaactcacacaggggagaagcctttttcctgttcagaatgtgggaaaggttttaaccagaaatggcttcttttttctcaccagagaatccacacaggggaaaagcctttttcatgttcagaatgtgggaaatgttttaaccagaaatcaaatttgGTTAGTCACCATAAAACTCACAcacaggagaagcctttttcctgttcagaatgtgggaaatgttttaaccagaaatcagatttggttaggcaccatagaactcacacacaggagaagcctttttcctgttcagaatgtgggaaatgttttaaccagaaatgtcatcttgttagtcaccagataactcacaaagaggagaagcctttatcccaggggtgggcaattaattttgccatggggccgcatgagaaattgagatggttttagagggccggactaatataattaccttatttttcggactataagacgcaccggaccataaggtgcaccccaaatttggggtgaatattgcagaaaaaagattttttataagatgggggtccgtcttattgtctgaatttacagtatcttaggctactttcacactagtgtcgtgcactgcacgtcgctatgcgacgttgcagcgcaccgacgcacagtgtggaagcgccgcacaatgggggcaatggatgctgttttacatcacatatgctgccccattgtgatgtgcggggaggcggggacaCTCACGACGCACaacaaaagttacatgtaactttttttgtgccgacggtccgacgcaaccgtcgcatgacggttgcgacgtgtcgcactgcgtcgctaattcaagtctatggagaaaaaaacgcatcctgcaagcaattttgcaggatgcgttttttctacagaacgacgctagtgtgaaagaggccttacctgagggctggcggtggcagagcagggtcacaggaggcatggtgtcggcagaggtggggtgatgcggtgtggcgtgcacctgagcagggtcccttcctgcttaggtgggcgacgccacggcctggtgtccatgggggggttgcagcagtggtgtggcgaccgcagaggtgcggcatggcgtgcgcagggtcccttccactggtgaggtgacgcagcggcccggaattcaatgtgagcagcagagccgggttgaatatcggtggcggcggccatcttcccgaggccgcgcgtgcgcagatggagtgctctgcttcgcggggcttcaggaaaatggccgcgcgtgcgcagatggagatcgcggcggccattttcctgacgccgagatctaaatctgcaaactcggcttcaggaaaatggccgccgcgacgtccatctgcgcacgtgcggcctcccgtggccattttcctgaagccccgtgaagcacagcactccatctgcgcacgcgcggcttcaAGAAGATGGCCGCCGCCGACGATAAACaggtgatcaacccggctctgcctcttgtgactggtggcataatgctgcctccggtcacaagaatgattgacacagccgggagccaatggctcctgatgctgtgtcaatcacatcctgacccTGGACTCTGGAGGAACTGTATGCGCTGCAAGCGCATACAGTTCCGACAGCGTGTGGATGAGCTCGCGGCTGGCCAAGCGGTGCCGGGGGGCGGCTGttagaagtgacagctagctggcgggccgtttaaaaccatcaggcgggccggatacggcccgcgggccgcatcttgcccggGTCTGCTttatcctgttcagaatgtgggaaatgttttaaccagaaatgggaTCTTGttggtcaccagagaactcacaaagAGGAGAAgcgtttttcatgttcagaatgtgggaaatgttttaaccagaaatcaaatttggttaaacaccatagaactcacactggggagaagcctttttcctgttcagaatgtgggaaatgttttaaccagaaatgtaatcttgttagtcaccagataactcacaaagaggagaagcctttatcccaggggtgggcaattaattttgccatggggccgcatgagaaattgaaatgggggccggactaatataattaccttatttttcggactataagacgcaccggaccataaggtgcACCCCAAATTTAATATTGCCCTATTAGGCATCAGAGCAGACAcacagagaagcctttttcattttcttaatgtgggaaatactttacttggaaatcaactgttaataaacatcagagacatcacataggggagaagccttttttatgttcataatgttggcatagttttaaccaaaattgaatcttcttaaatgggttatctcttgtcattcctcatgtttgctgaaaAAAAGGATAAAACTGAACTTTATTACTTCCAAATGTAAAACTGTACCCATAATTCACCCTCTGgaggttagtcagtaggtgactaatagaaaaaacatgtaccccacagttcagtatatagagTGAGGTGATGTATACACACtcgctctccaagcctctcatttctaagggtttcatcgtcctcaccaaaggcaactcatcaggagactatttaatattgacctatatttaagcaaaactagacaaaaaaactaaaaacatgtatcatgttatccgaaacagtcagaaaaccagccacatattggcagatcccagacctcaaattatatacttcataagtttataagccactccagtgtcaggaatagatagtatgtgaaaaatacagtataattcttgtg contains:
- the LOC143766848 gene encoding uncharacterized protein LOC143766848, yielding MTVSLYVSGSYKVSGCRCLFLHGGVGVFRRTQRSVKNIIMEVPQPLTSPDQSSKRTTPERCPRPPLPQDCKQENPNAPQDHQGEDLTHINTTETYVRGDEWCKQEIPTYDYPADDCTRRSEGQLTSSVFKYDDLEILQDTTEGNAITPDISSSIHSKDLSSGPMKQVPSSDSLLTTKENQSHKRGIKRQSASKANKSFSCSECGKGFNQKWNLVSHQRTHTGEKPFSCSECGKCFNQKSNLVKHHRTHTGEKPFSCSECGKGFNQKWLLFSHQRIHTGEKPFSCSECGKCFNQKSNLVSHHKTHTQEKPFSCSECGKCFNQKSDLVRHHRTHTQEKPFSCSECGKCFNQKCHLVSHQITHKEEKPLSQGWAINFAMGPHEKLRWF